CAATACGCTCACTGGTATATAGTACAGCTCTAGCTATTGATTCCGGCAAAGTTCATCCAGGAAGAATCAGACGCATGGTATCCGAATCTAAAAAGTTTGTAACTGAATCAGCATGGACCATTGCTAATAATTGCATGCAGGTTATGGGCGGCATTGGATATACCAATGTTTATCCAATTGAAAGGATTGTGCGTGATATCAGGCTTTCTATGATATGGGTTGGTACTAATGAAATTATGGATCTTATTATTCAGAATGAATGGTATAAGGAGTACTTCAAAGTTATTTCAAAAGAAAATATCCGCGATGTTGAGCAGGATGCCCCAGGTGCTGATCAGGTTGAAGAAAAAGTATATGAATAAAATCATTGAATGTACACTGCCAAAGTTGTTTATTGGCAGTGTACACATATAGTATTACAGCTCATCATTTATCATTGTAATAAGTTCTCCTACGTCCGAAATATCATTTTCTACTTGTGCCCAGTTAATTCTTCTACCCTCTTCCTTAGCTTTCTGATACCGTATTTTTATAGTAGAAAGAAGCTGTGAAATTCTTTCAATTTCAGATTCAATATTGTCGGTTTTTTCAATGGGACTGTATTGTGCATATTCAGATTTCATAGTATCCAGGTCAATTATTTCCCCCCAGTGAGGCACATAAACGGAGTATCCAAAGCGGTTTTGAATTTCATCAGCAAATGCTGTTGATGCTTTTTCTTCACCATGTATCACAAAAACTTTAAGATTTGGATTTTTAATATAGCTCATCCATTCAAGTAAACCTTCTTTATCGGCATGTGCGGAAAATCCGCCAATGGTATATATCTTTGCTCTGACGGCAACATTTTCGCCATAAATTTTTACAAGCTTGGCACCATCAATTATACGCCGGCCCAATGTACCTTCAGCCTGATAACCAACAAATACCACGGAAGATTCCGGTTTATAAAGATTATTTAAAAGATGATGTTTAATTCTGCCTGCAGTACACATGCCACTGGCTGCGATGATTATTGCTCCTTTGGCATTGGTATTTAACCATTTTGATTCTTCAACTGTCTGTACAAAATGAAGATTGGGAAAATCAAGAGGACTATCACCTGATTTAAGGAGTTTAAGCATAGCTTCATCAAAGCAATCCTGATTATTCATAAAAATCTCAGTAGCTGATGTAGCAAGTGGTGAATCTAAATATACTGGTATTGGCGGTATCTCACCTTTTTTCACCAGCTGCGCTATAGTATACAGTATTTCCTGTGTTCGTTCTATGGCAAATGCCGGAATGATAATGTTGCCTTTTTTATTGTATGAATCAAGTATTACGTGTTTTAATTCATTATATGTATCTTCTTTACTTTTATGTAATCTGTCACCGTATGTTGATTCAATAAGGAGAATATCAGCATATTCTGGTAATTCAGGATCTTGTATTATTGCCTGATTTTTTTGTCCAATATCACCTGAAAAAATAATGACCTGTTCTTTATTGTTTTCCTGTACACGCATTTCAATAAATGAGGAACCCAGTATATGCCCCGCATCATAAAAGTGCGCCTTAATCTGAGGGTGAACTGATATTGTTTCATGGTAATTTACAGGATTAAAATATTGCAAACATCGTTCTGCATCTTCAGAAGTATAAATGGGATGTATGAATTCACGACCAATTTTTTTTCTTTTTTTATTTATAATCTCAGCATCCTGTTCCTGAATATGGGCACTATCGGGAAGCATTATGGTTGCTAATTCACAGGTAGCTTTAGTTGCATAGATTGGTTTTGTAAAGCCTTCTTTAACTAATTTTGGAATGAGACCGCTATGATCAATATGTGCGTGTGTTAAAAGCAAACAATCAATTTGTGGTGGTGCATAAATAAGATTGAGATAATTCCGTTCACGCAGTTCCCTTGTTCCCTGAAACATTCCACAATCCACCATTACAGTAAAATTGTTATTTTTAACAATAAACGATGAACCTGTTACTGTTCGTGCTCCGCCAACAAATTCAATTTTCATACGTACATCCTTACATTAATAATTAATAACATCAGTTTGTATTGTACCATCAATGAGTGTAATTACCCTTTGAGTTTTGGAAGCAATATAGTGATCATGAGTTACAATAACAACTGTAGAACCCTTCTCTGCACAGTTCTTAAAAAGAAGTTCAATTAATATATCAGAATTTTTTCTATCAAGGTTGCCAGTTGGTTCATCAGCTAATATGATATCAGGTTCGGTTATCAGCGCACGTGCTACAGCAATACGCTGGCATTCACCACCGGATAATTCGGCAGGTTTATGGCTGGCCCTATCGGACACACCAAAATGCTCTAAGAGTTCAAATGCTTTCTGTTTTGCTTTTGTATATGATTGGCGTTTAATCAACAAAGGCATCATGGCGTTTTCCAATGCTGTAAACTCAGGCATAAGATTATGCATCTGAAATATAAAACCAATATGCTGATTTCTGAAGCTGGATAATTCATCATATGAAAATGGGGAAATATCCTGATGCAATATCTGAACACTGCCACCCTGGAATGTGTCAAGGCAACCAATAATATGCAACAATGTGGATTTGCCTGCACCTGAAGGTCCCATAACAGAAACTATCTCACCTTTATTAATACTAAAGGTGATATTTTTAAGTACTGTTATGGAATTTGTACCATATCCATATTGTTTAAATAGATTTTCAGTTTTTATGATAGTGTTATCTGAATTGATGCTACGGGTCATACTATAATCCATATAATTTATTCATACCGTATTGATTCAACAGGGTGAAGTCTTGATGCATGCCATGAAGGTAAAATAGCAGCAACTGTGGCAATAAAAATGGCCAGTATGGCAACAAGCATGACAAACTCGGGTTGAATCTGCGTTGGCAGCGAATCAATGTAATAGACATTTTTTGGCACCAGTGACACAGGATAAAATACACCTAAATCAAATGTTATATATATCCAGGACATTATGCTATTTATAACACGTTCAACCCAGTGAATAATAGCCTCTAAATTTATTGCTGTTGCAAGTCCTGTAATAACTCCAATGATGGCACCAATAAGCCCAATAAAAAAACCCTCAAGAATAAAGATGATCATTATTGAATACGGCTGCGCGCCCATTGCTTTTAAAATTCCAATAGCTTTTCGCTTTTCCATAACCACCATGACAAGAGTACCCATAATGGTAAATGAAGCCGAGATAATAACTAAAAAAAGAATAATAGTCATAATAAGCTTTTCTAATTTCAACGCATAAAACAAATTCTGATTTTGCTGCTCTGCAGTAATAACCTGATAGTCATATCCAATAATACTCTGGATCATTGAAGAAACCCTATCCATATCGTACACATCATAAAGTTTTAACCCCAACCCACTGATAATGTTGCCAATACCAAATAAAATTTGTGTTTGCGGTAACGTCATGATAATGAGTTTAGTATCAAAGTCATAATACCCCGTCTTAAAAAAAGCTGTAATTCTGTATTTGCCAATTCCCGGAGTGATCCCCTCCCGCGCAGTCAAACGCCCTTTGGGGACAATTACTTCTATGTAATCGCCAAGCCTGAGATTGTAATTGAAAGCCATCTCTTCCCCAATTGCTATTGAAGAAGCGCTCTTGAATTCCGTATCGCCTGCGGTAATAAATTTTGTTATATCTTTGGGGACTTCACCAGGATTGCCGTAACCGCGAATTGCAACAGGGAATATATACGATTTTACACGGACAAGACCCTGACCCTGAATAAATGGCATAATTGTTTTAATTTGTTTAACATTTTTTATCTTGTCCGATAGTTCCCTGTAATTGGCTATTCCTTCACTATCAGTATCAGCATAGTAACGGCTTATAGTAATATGTGCGTCAACATCTAAAATTTTATCTCGTATTTGACTCTGGAAACCTGTCATGACGGACATCACAACAATAAGGACAAAAACGCCGATAGCAACAATAAATATAGAAAGGAATGTATTGAATGAAATAAATCCCTGGGATTTTTTTGCTTTGAGATATCGCCAGCCAATAAAAAGCTCAAATAAATGCATAGATAACCCTTGTATAAAAAGTTTAAACGAATGTAATTGATAATTGTAATTTGTCAATTAGTTATAGTGGAATTTACTATATATTTATAGATTACTTCTGGCTTAACTGTTCATACAGTGTTTTGGCCAGACCAAAATTTGCAGTTTTTGACATCTGGAGGGCATATTCATTGTAAAGCATATCCTCAAATATTTCTTGCGCCATTCCACCATACAATAAATCATTTTCTTTATGAACTGTTTTACGCATTTCTTTAAGCATCTGATATACAAATAATGATTCCATTTCAATACAAACATCCATAAGCTTTTTATCAACTGGTTTATCGTTGTTTTTAGCTATTGCGTTATCCAGCAAGGATTTGAATTCTGTGGAGTTATTGTGTATTTTCTGTTCTATATCTTTTTGCTTATTTATAGATTGTATGGTTTTCTGGCTTTCGATTATATTTTTAATGGTTGTATCCATACTAACCTCACTGAACAATCAATTCTGCATGAAGACATCCTGCCTGCTTCATTGCTTTTAAAATTACGATAATATCTTGAGTACTCATACCAATGTAATTTAATGAATCAACTAAATCTTTGACAGTAGCAGCATCTTTTAATAAATACATACTGCCTTTTTTACGTGTTTCTTCAATAGTTATTGTAACCCCTTGCTTGCTTATCACTGCCTGTGAAACACGAATATCTCCACCCATCACTATGGTACCATTTCGTTCATTGATTACTACTCGTGCACTATATACAGGTACTATCTCTATGTTTTCAATATCGGCTATGAAATCTGTGACTGTAACATTTTGTGGCAGTGTGCATTGAATAAAACCTTTATCTATTATGGGCTTTGAATCGGGATATTTCTTTTCAATAGCATTTTTTATTTCTTTTGCTACTGAAAAATCAAAATTTAGAAGTGAAAATTTAATGTTCCCATCTTTAACAATATCAGGCAAAATTTCTTTTTCAACTATGCCACCAGACACTATCCTGCCTATGGTTGCCCCTTTACGCTTGTCACCAGCAATTGAAATAACACCCTGTGCAACAACATACGTAGTATCATCAGCACCTTTTAATGCTGATTGCAATAGAACTCCATTTTCAAGTGATTTTGCATCGCCAATGGATGAAACAGTAACATCAATTCTGTCACCAAGCCTGACATACGGTGGCAAAGTTGCAGTAACAAGGACAGCTGCAATATTTTTAGAATTAATATTTTCATCATTAAGCCCTAAGTTTTTCAATACATTAGACAATGAACTCTGTGACAATTTAACTTTGCTATCACCAGTACCCTGTAAACCAATAACAAGGCCATAGCCATACACCTGATTTTCTTTTAATCCATCAATGGCAACAAGGTCTTTGATTTTTACAGGGACTTCTGCAAAAGATTGTGTAGTAAAAAATATTAATATAATTGTACAGATAATTATTTTATATACTGTATTCATCATTGCTGTGTCAACTCACCCAAAATCCTTTGCAAATATTGAATAATAATCTGCTGCTTTTCCTGTTCGGTTAATGCTGGCGAAGTGGTTTCACCTTCTTTCAATGGTGGTCGTATAATTTGCACGCCTTCTTTTACACCTTGTATCTGTAATACTAAATTAGCTATATCACTGGAATTAATAGTACCACCTTTTATTGCAGCAGGATTAACAATACCACTAACAGTAAATACTGTAGTAACACCACTGAATGAAAATGTTTTTGAACCTGCAATTCTGAAATTACCATTTTCAAGACGCTGCTGCACAGTTGCTGCAATATGCAAAGCTATATTCCCACGATGCTGAAGATTGGTGTTGTTATTTTTTGTAGCTTTTTTATTTGCATTTACTGCTGGTAAAAATGGTGTAATATTGCCATCGGGTGTTGAGGTTACTGTGAATGCATCATTATTGGCAAGTGTCAGAGTAAAACGCATCTGCGAAATATCAGTAATAGCAACAGTAAAAATATCGCCAACTTTGATTGTATCCTGAGCAGTATAGATATTTTTATCTTTCCAGATAGTATCTGCATAAACAGCAGGTATTATTAAAAAAACTATCGCCAATAAAAATTTTTTCATAAGTAACACTCTACACCATTATTGACAATTTTTCCTGTGATAGTTTTGCCACTTTGTAATGAAATTTTAATTTCATCACCAGTTTTGCCACTTTGCAATGCTTTGCCAATCAACTCAATGACAATAGATTTTTTAATTAACTTAACAGTAACAAGATCACCTTTAGCAATTATTAATTCATTTTGTATGGGCGATAGTTCCTGTAATGAGCTATTAGAAGTAGATATACTCTCTGGCACAACAAGTTTTACTGCACTACCGTGAACAACCAGAAGCCCTGTAACAACACCTTTCAACAATTGATAAACTTCATTTTTGGTAATGTACCCATCTTCTAAAGCAGCTTCAGGTATAATTATTTTCTTCACTAAATCAGCTTCATCGCCATCAATCTGAGCAATATCAGCAACCAAAAGATTATTTTTTGGTGCAGTATTTGACTTTAAATATACAGCCAAATCTGCATACAGCAATGAATGAAATAACGTAGAAATGATTATAGCTAAAAGTACTCTATTCATTATCGCTTCAATCCAATAGCAGTTCCTAACATAGAATCAGATGTCTGGATTGCTTTAGAATTGATTTCATACGCACGCTGAGCAACAATCATGTTTACCATTTCCTCAACCACTTTAACATTAGACATTTCCAGAAATCCCTGATGCGTGCGTGCCATGCCGTCAATTCCCGGAGGCCCTGCTATTTCTTCTCCAGATGCAGGTGTTGTTTTGTATAAATTACCACCAATATTCTGTAAACCTGCCGGGTTAACAAAACGAGCAATTTCAAGCTGTCCAACTTCAATTGGTTCATCATCGCCAACGACTTTAACCGTAATTCTGCCGTCCTGACTGATAGAAAGTGAATCCATAATAAAATTTTCAGGCAACACTATTGGTGGTTCCAGTAAATAGCCGTTTGAAGTAACTATGTGCCTGTTTGAATCAACTTTAAATGATCCATCACGGGTATATGCAATAGTACCATCATAAAGCTGTACTTTGAAAAAACCATCACCTTCCAAGGCAATATCAAGCTTGTTACCGGTTGCCTGTAAACTTCCCTGATCAAAAAGTTTCTGAGTTGCTGCCACCTTTACACCATGCCCAACCTGTATTCCGGTGGGCACTTCGCTTATTTCAGTAGCAGGTGTACCGGCCATAAGGACTGTTTGATAGATTAAATCTTCAAATTCAGCCCGTAGCTTTTTAAAACCTGTTGTATTAACGTTGGATAAATTGTTAGATATCGTATCTATATTAAATTGCTGTCCTATCATCCCTGATGCAGCAGTCCACAATGAACGCATCATAGTAACACCTCATAGTAGTAAAATATTGTTCTTTTATGTATTTTTCGACATATTTATCATATTGCTTGACATAAATGATTGACAAATGAAATATAAAAGGATACATGCGTAGAATATATAGATAATTATTTGTAACTTTAATTGCATAGATAATACACATTATAAAAATAAAAAAAGGAGAAAATTATGAAGTTTAAAAGTGTATTTGTATTACTTGCTATTGCATTGGTATTTACCGCATGTACTAGCACTGATAAGAAAGGGCAAACCAGCACAACCAAAAATGGCCCCGGAAAAATTTACTGGGATGATAAATCCTTAAAAGGGGAAGGAAATTTTACCAATGGCGTGAAAACTGGTAAATGGATTTTATATCATAAAGGAACTGGTGAAAAATTAGCTGAAGGACAGTATGTTGATGATAAACAACAGGGTTTCTGGACATATTACCATAAAAATGGAG
This genomic window from Spirochaetota bacterium contains:
- a CDS encoding MBL fold metallo-hydrolase, which gives rise to MKIEFVGGARTVTGSSFIVKNNNFTVMVDCGMFQGTRELRERNYLNLIYAPPQIDCLLLTHAHIDHSGLIPKLVKEGFTKPIYATKATCELATIMLPDSAHIQEQDAEIINKKRKKIGREFIHPIYTSEDAERCLQYFNPVNYHETISVHPQIKAHFYDAGHILGSSFIEMRVQENNKEQVIIFSGDIGQKNQAIIQDPELPEYADILLIESTYGDRLHKSKEDTYNELKHVILDSYNKKGNIIIPAFAIERTQEILYTIAQLVKKGEIPPIPVYLDSPLATSATEIFMNNQDCFDEAMLKLLKSGDSPLDFPNLHFVQTVEESKWLNTNAKGAIIIAASGMCTAGRIKHHLLNNLYKPESSVVFVGYQAEGTLGRRIIDGAKLVKIYGENVAVRAKIYTIGGFSAHADKEGLLEWMSYIKNPNLKVFVIHGEEKASTAFADEIQNRFGYSVYVPHWGEIIDLDTMKSEYAQYSPIEKTDNIESEIERISQLLSTIKIRYQKAKEEGRRINWAQVENDISDVGELITMINDEL
- a CDS encoding ABC transporter ATP-binding protein; amino-acid sequence: MDYSMTRSINSDNTIIKTENLFKQYGYGTNSITVLKNITFSINKGEIVSVMGPSGAGKSTLLHIIGCLDTFQGGSVQILHQDISPFSYDELSSFRNQHIGFIFQMHNLMPEFTALENAMMPLLIKRQSYTKAKQKAFELLEHFGVSDRASHKPAELSGGECQRIAVARALITEPDIILADEPTGNLDRKNSDILIELLFKNCAEKGSTVVIVTHDHYIASKTQRVITLIDGTIQTDVINY
- a CDS encoding ABC transporter permease, producing MHLFELFIGWRYLKAKKSQGFISFNTFLSIFIVAIGVFVLIVVMSVMTGFQSQIRDKILDVDAHITISRYYADTDSEGIANYRELSDKIKNVKQIKTIMPFIQGQGLVRVKSYIFPVAIRGYGNPGEVPKDITKFITAGDTEFKSASSIAIGEEMAFNYNLRLGDYIEVIVPKGRLTAREGITPGIGKYRITAFFKTGYYDFDTKLIIMTLPQTQILFGIGNIISGLGLKLYDVYDMDRVSSMIQSIIGYDYQVITAEQQNQNLFYALKLEKLIMTIILFLVIISASFTIMGTLVMVVMEKRKAIGILKAMGAQPYSIMIIFILEGFFIGLIGAIIGVITGLATAINLEAIIHWVERVINSIMSWIYITFDLGVFYPVSLVPKNVYYIDSLPTQIQPEFVMLVAILAIFIATVAAILPSWHASRLHPVESIRYE
- a CDS encoding rod-binding protein; this encodes MDTTIKNIIESQKTIQSINKQKDIEQKIHNNSTEFKSLLDNAIAKNNDKPVDKKLMDVCIEMESLFVYQMLKEMRKTVHKENDLLYGGMAQEIFEDMLYNEYALQMSKTANFGLAKTLYEQLSQK
- a CDS encoding flagellar basal body P-ring protein FlgI, whose amino-acid sequence is MMNTVYKIIICTIILIFFTTQSFAEVPVKIKDLVAIDGLKENQVYGYGLVIGLQGTGDSKVKLSQSSLSNVLKNLGLNDENINSKNIAAVLVTATLPPYVRLGDRIDVTVSSIGDAKSLENGVLLQSALKGADDTTYVVAQGVISIAGDKRKGATIGRIVSGGIVEKEILPDIVKDGNIKFSLLNFDFSVAKEIKNAIEKKYPDSKPIIDKGFIQCTLPQNVTVTDFIADIENIEIVPVYSARVVINERNGTIVMGGDIRVSQAVISKQGVTITIEETRKKGSMYLLKDAATVKDLVDSLNYIGMSTQDIIVILKAMKQAGCLHAELIVQ
- a CDS encoding flagellar basal body L-ring protein FlgH: MKKFLLAIVFLIIPAVYADTIWKDKNIYTAQDTIKVGDIFTVAITDISQMRFTLTLANNDAFTVTSTPDGNITPFLPAVNANKKATKNNNTNLQHRGNIALHIAATVQQRLENGNFRIAGSKTFSFSGVTTVFTVSGIVNPAAIKGGTINSSDIANLVLQIQGVKEGVQIIRPPLKEGETTSPALTEQEKQQIIIQYLQRILGELTQQ
- a CDS encoding flagella basal body P-ring formation protein FlgA, which produces MNRVLLAIIISTLFHSLLYADLAVYLKSNTAPKNNLLVADIAQIDGDEADLVKKIIIPEAALEDGYITKNEVYQLLKGVVTGLLVVHGSAVKLVVPESISTSNSSLQELSPIQNELIIAKGDLVTVKLIKKSIVIELIGKALQSGKTGDEIKISLQSGKTITGKIVNNGVECYL
- the flgG gene encoding flagellar basal-body rod protein FlgG, whose product is MMRSLWTAASGMIGQQFNIDTISNNLSNVNTTGFKKLRAEFEDLIYQTVLMAGTPATEISEVPTGIQVGHGVKVAATQKLFDQGSLQATGNKLDIALEGDGFFKVQLYDGTIAYTRDGSFKVDSNRHIVTSNGYLLEPPIVLPENFIMDSLSISQDGRITVKVVGDDEPIEVGQLEIARFVNPAGLQNIGGNLYKTTPASGEEIAGPPGIDGMARTHQGFLEMSNVKVVEEMVNMIVAQRAYEINSKAIQTSDSMLGTAIGLKR